In Neospora caninum Liverpool complete genome, chromosome Ib, one DNA window encodes the following:
- a CDS encoding putative protein kinase, whose amino-acid sequence MPQRYVKMKGVDRGRWPSSSPLRRSCSTRKLSSLSRRPSPTSLGSFCSSDSPTCAFRLHSSVSRFLLFALLLLTPVANEAIKFGVHDRHLHAEPEGNWNQTYKRRRARAPVDSFSDSRVARSNLNLPVADSEQAASSSLAAADAAHIEAGLVALSRTQSRGLWKPEVSAEVPETDTGDSRGSDEETERPDSQSPLSSSLPFASSLRSSSVSPASSSSLVSFSFPNPARPSDWLMHAVPAAFTEKQKGGGVPSGDGTDGKADDKALAFLGSAASASELNPPRLVRPTSSPSLPSREEQVRKAYALPLCEMSWDVLGPMLGAGTFGRVFPLKQPACTAVTKDFVGRKFAVKVFWLKRKGLINLFETIDEGAKPSAEHTDPDTITAIKSEIRSLPISSPSFQDMIRLADPKLDLEQIKAFGESLTVETVLKEAKALRTVINTNCFYTEVGETGTIFIQMEKFIKAHRASVWTTLAKATQEAQASKYAEIGLEENHWSLPLARVIVKDKKGVNHWALLIELFDGDLQPKVDKTGYALDGWNAKAAGNVPLREIFSSREALLGLTSKLVKPFVVMQNLYSLGHFDIKPPNLLYKYFPAANGRPARLSVAAGDFGMAGLLHSEMVLRGTLAFMAPEMERVSGGLVARPSFDVYALALTLAFFWTASTELRNHLPWVNKCIKPTLKSGTEFTFQRLASKSGPRIFEPDTIYALATCFAVGGKVEKLYHTGMPLLLRLKLSQMADPEPAARVSMRHARFVFKAFTMLDKLLRDVPSSANAERRENQLKQLQELHIVQFLLLYLRLEPLTAARDNTQSYWRLARALLDFARLEPIDTAATEAVAPLPFEVFAKEKDWKELKIEVSDDEVDSTIRKLRDSLTGNRSTSEEAWADLVDIAFGVSLEGLRTLVTRVVYSRKTFLVEQKIAKAVKGAIEAIYRFDSNTQLIAEDPPARIFDLVRAELGFSPPEDSEMGRFITHRTTKSFIAWATVDRLARQALRVALKRHGKDTQQVYEQFLAGEKPRAANAQAFYNAVFSSLEDVSQANYFGLPWDFATPSVFGLSAEEMQDYVRNTHLTYVAKMSLRSALRLVAFFLVFCVCAAERKVSKSPFAVFCSLTHEGCAPGAF is encoded by the exons ATGCCCCAACGTTATGTGAAGATGAAGGGGGTTGATCGAGGACGCTGGCCCTCGAGTTCGCCGTTGAGGCGGTCCTGCTCGACTCGAAagctttcgtctctctctcgccgtccttcccCGACGTCTCTTGGCTCCTTTTGTTCGTCTGATTCGCCGACCTGTGCCTTTCGTCTGCATTCGtccgtctcgcgtttccttcttttcgcgcTGCTCCTGCTGACTCCGGTGGCGAACGAAGCCATCAAATTCGGTGTCCACGACAGACACCTGCACGCCGAGCCTGAAGGAAACTGGAACCAAACCTACAAGCGGAGGCGTGCGCGTGCGCCTGTGGATTCCTTTTCCGACTCGCGAGTCGCTCGATCAAATCTCAACCTGCCTGTTGCCGATTCCGAACAggctgcttcctcgtctttggCGGCTGCTGACGCCGCGCACATCGAAGCCGGGTTGGTGGCTCTGTCTCGCACACAGTCCAGAGGCCTCTGGAAACCGGAAGTGAGCGCGGAAGTCCCTGAAACCGACACGGGAGACTCTCgcggaagcgacgaagagacagaacgccCGGACAGCCAGTCCCCGTTGTCTTCATCTCtgccttttgcctcttctcttcgctcgtcttccgtctctcctgcttcctcttcctcgcttgtctcgttctcgtttCCCAACCCGGCGCGTCCGTCAGACTGGCTGATGCACGCGGTGCCAGCAGCCTTtacagagaagcagaaaggtGGAGGTGTACCCTCTGGCGACGGGACAGATGGAAAGGCAGACGACAAAgcgctcgcgtttctcg GCTCAGCGGCCTCAGCCTCCGAGTTGAATCCTCCGCGCCTCGTTCGCCCgacttcctcgccctctttgcCGTCGCGCGAGGAGCAAGTGCGAAAGGCGTACGCGCTGCCTCTGTGCGAGATGTCCTGGGATGTCCTTGGACCCATGCTGGGAGCCGGGACGTTCGGGCGCGTGTTTCCGCTCAAGCAGCCTGCATGTACCGCCGTGACGAAGGACTTTGTCGGGCGAAAATTCGCAGTCAAAGTCTTCTGGCTGAAACGAAAAGGCCTGATAAACCTCTTCGAGACGATCGACGAGGGCGCAAAACCCTCCGCCGAACACACCGACCCCGACACGATTACAGCAATCAAATCCGAGATCAG ATCTCTCCCCATCTCGAGTCCGTCGTTCCAGGACATGATTCGACTAGCGGATCCGAAACTGGACCTGGAACAGATTAAAGCCTTTGGCGAATCGCTGACTGTGGAGACCGTTCTGAAGGAGGCCAAGGCACTCCGCACGGTTATCAACACGAACTGCTTCTACACGGAAGTGGGGGAAACAGGCACGATCTTCATCCAAATGGAAAAGTTCATTAAGGCCCACCGCGCAAGTGTATGGACGACTCTGGCGA aggcgacgcaggaagcGCAGGCGTCGAAGTATGCAGAAATCGGTCTCGAAGAGAATCACTGGAGTCTCCCTCTGGCGCGTGTGATCGTCAAGGACAAAAAGGGCGTGAATCACTGGGCGCTCCTCATTGAACTTTTTGACGGCGATCTTCAG CCCAAGGTCGACAAGACGGGATACGCGCTGGACGGCTGGAACGCAAAGGCTGCGGGCAACGTGCCTTTGCGCGAgatcttttcctctcgcgaggcgcttctcggcctcACCTCCAAACTCGTGAAGCCTTTCGTGGTGATGCAGAACCTGTACAGCCTCGGCCACTTTGACATCAAACCCCCGAACCTTCTGTACAAATACTTTCCAGC AGCGAACGGGCGTCCTGCGCGGTTGTCTGTGGCGGCGGGAGACTTCGGCATGGCCGGACTGCTGCACAGCGAGATGGTGTTGCGAGGCACTCTCGCCTTCATGGCCCCCGAGATGGAGCGCGTCTCTGGCGGCTTAGTCGCGCGGCCGAGTTTCGACGTGTACGCGCTCGCCCTCAcgctcgcgttcttctgGACCGCGTCCACGGAACTCCGCAATCACTTGCCCTGGGTGAACAAGTGCATCAAGCCGACCTTGAAGAGTGGTACAGAATTCACCTTCCAGCGGCTGGCCAGCAAGAGCGGCCCGCGGATCTTCGAACCCGACACGATCTACGCACTCGCGACCTGCTTCGCCGTGGGAGGGAAAGTCGAGAAGCTGTACCACACCGGAATGCCCCTCCTCCTGCGACTGAAACTCAGCCAGATGGCCGATCCTGAACCGGCCGCGCGCGTCAGCATGCGCCACGCGAGATTCGTGTTCAAAG CGTTCACGATGCTCGACAAGCTCCTGCGGGACGTCCCGTCCAGCGCAAatgcggagaggcgcgaaaatCAACTCAAGCAACTTCAAGAACTTCATATCGTCCAGTTTCTGTTGTTGTACCTTCGCCTGGAACCTCTCACCGCCGCGCGAGACAACACCCAGAGCTACTGGCGTTTAGCCCGTGCGTTGCTCGACTTCg CACGTTTGGAGCCCATTGACACAGCGGCCACGGAGGCCGTCGCGCCGCTCCCTTTCGAGGTTTttgcgaaggagaaagactGGAAAGAGTTGAAAATCGAGGTGTCGGATGACGAGGTCGACTCAACGATTCGAAAACTGCGCGATTCGCTCACCGGAAACAGATCCACGTCGGAAGAAGCCTGGGCCGACTTAGTCGACATCGCCTTTGGCGTGTCTCTCGAAGGCTTGCGCACTCTCGTCACCCGAGTCGTCTACTCGAGGAAAA CTTTCCTAGTGGAACAGAAGATCGCAAAGGCAGTGAAGGGAGCGATCGAGGCAATCTACAGATTCGATTCGAACACGCAACTGATCGCAGAAGACCCGCCGGCCCGCATCTTCGATCTGGTCCGAGCCGAGCTTGGATTTTCTCCCCccgaagacagcgagatgGGAAGGTTCATTACTCACAG GACTACAAAGAGCTTCATAGCGTGGGCGACTGTGGACCGTCTCGCGCGCCAGGCGCTGCGCGTGGCGCTGAAGCGGCACGGGAAAGACACGCAGCAAGTCTACGAGCAGTTTCTCGCGGGAGAAAAGCCTCGTGCGGCAAACGCGCAGGCGTTCTACAACGCGGTTTTTTCCTCACTCGAAGACGTTTCGCAAGCCAACTACTTTGGACTGCCTTGGGACTTCGCCACTCCCAGCGTCTTTGGCCTCTCTGCCGAGGAAATGCAAGACTACGTTCGCAACACGCATCTCACCTACGTCGCCAAAATGT CGTTGCGAAGCGccctgcgtctcgtcgccttttttctcgtcttttgcgtctgcgctgcagagaggaaagttTCGAAATCACCATTTGCCGTTTTTTGTTCTCTGACGCACGAGGGTTGCGCCCCTGGTGCGTTTTGA